From a region of the Pongo pygmaeus isolate AG05252 chromosome 5, NHGRI_mPonPyg2-v2.0_pri, whole genome shotgun sequence genome:
- the CCR6 gene encoding C-C chemokine receptor type 6, translating to MSGESMNFSDVFDSSEDYFVSVNTSYYSVDSEMLLCSLQEVRQFSRLFVPIAYSLICVFGLLGNILVVITFAFYKKARSMTDVYLLNMAIADILFVLTLPFWAVSHATGAWVFSNAMCKLLKGIYAINFNCGMLLLTCISMDRYIAIVQATKSFRLRSRTLPRSKIICLVVWGLSVIISSSTFVFNQKYNILGSDVCEPNYHTVSEPIRWKLLMLGLELLFGFFIPLMFMIFCYTFIVKTLVQAQNSKRHKAIRVIIAVVLVFLACQIPHNTVLLLMAANLGKMNRSCQSEKLIGYTKTVTEVLAFLHCCLNPVLYAFIGQKFRNYFLKILKDLWCVRRKYKSSGFSCAGRYSENISRQTSETADNDNASSFTM from the exons ATGAGCGgg GAATCAATGAATTTCAGCGATGTTTTCGACTCCAGTGAAGATTATTTTGTGTCAGTCAATACTTCATATTACTCAGTTGATTCTGAAATGTTACTGTGCTCCTTGCAGGAGGTCAGGCAGTTCTCCAGGCTATTTGTACCGATAGCCTACTCCTTGATCTGTGTCTTTGGCCTCCTGGGGAATATTCTGGTGGTGATCACCTTTGCTTTTTATAAGAAGGCCAGATCTATGACAGACGTCTATCTCTTGAACATGGCCATTGCAGACATCCTCTTTGTTCTTACTCTCCCATTCTGGGCAGTGAGTCATGCCACCGGTGCGTGGGTTTTCAGCAATGCCATGTGCAAGTTGCTAAAAGGCATCTATGCCATCAACTTTAACTGTGGGATGCTGCTCCTGACTTGCATTAGCATGGACCGGTACATCGCCATTGTACAGGCGACTAAGTCATTCCGGCTCCGATCCAGAACACTACCGCGCAGCAAAATCATCTGCCTTGTTGTGTGGGGGTTGTCAGTCATCATCTCCAGCTCAACTTTTGTCTTCAACCAGAAATACAACATCCTAGGCAGCGATGTCTGTGAACCCAACTACCACACTGTCTCGGAGCCCATTAGGTGGAAGCTGCTGATGTTGGGGCTTGAGCTACTCTTTGGTTTCTTTATCCCTTTGATGttcatgatattttgttacaCGTTCATTGTGAAAACCTTGGTGCAAGCTCAGAATTCTAAAAGGCACAAAGCCATCCGAGTAATCATAGCCGTGGTGCTTGTGTTTCTGGCTTGTCAGATTCCTCATAACACGGTCCTGCTTTTGATGGCTGCAAATTTGGGTAAAATGAACCGATCCTGCCAGAGCGAAAAGCTAATTGGCTATACGAAAACTGTCACAGAAGTCCTGGCTTTCCTGCACTGCTGCCTGAACCCTGTGCTCTATGCTTTTATTGGGCAGAagttcagaaactactttctgaagATCTTGAAGGACCTGTGGTGTGTGAGAAGGAAGTACAAGTCCTCGGGCTTCTCCTGTGCCGGGAGGTACTCAGAAAACATTTCTCGGCAGACCAGTGAGACTGCAGATAACGACAATGCGTCGTCCTTCACTATGTGA